In Chryseobacterium camelliae, one DNA window encodes the following:
- a CDS encoding superoxide dismutase: MKILKVAALSAVFAAQFAMAQFKQTPLPYAYDALEGSIDAKTMEIHYTKHAAGYVTNLNKAIAGTPQEKQTLIQILSGVSKLSPAVRNNAGGHYNHELFWTILTPEKNTQPSAQLSKAITATFGSMDALKEKMSKAGADRFGSGWAWLSVDKNGKLFVSSTPNQDNPLMDVVEEKGTPILGIDVWEHAYYLKYQNKRADYLTAIWNIINWKEVSKRYEDALMKK; the protein is encoded by the coding sequence ATGAAAATTTTAAAAGTAGCCGCTTTAAGTGCGGTTTTCGCAGCACAGTTTGCCATGGCGCAGTTTAAGCAGACTCCATTGCCGTACGCTTATGATGCATTGGAAGGATCAATAGATGCTAAAACAATGGAAATTCATTACACCAAGCACGCAGCAGGGTATGTTACCAACCTGAATAAAGCTATTGCAGGAACACCTCAGGAAAAACAGACTTTAATACAGATTCTTTCGGGGGTATCTAAACTGAGCCCGGCAGTACGGAATAATGCCGGCGGGCATTACAACCATGAATTGTTCTGGACCATCCTTACCCCTGAGAAAAACACTCAGCCATCGGCTCAGCTGTCGAAAGCCATTACGGCTACTTTCGGAAGCATGGATGCGCTGAAGGAAAAAATGAGCAAAGCGGGAGCTGACCGTTTCGGATCAGGGTGGGCCTGGCTTTCTGTGGATAAAAATGGTAAACTTTTCGTGTCTTCCACCCCTAACCAGGATAATCCTCTGATGGATGTAGTGGAAGAGAAAGGCACACCGATCTTAGGAATTGACGTATGGGAACATGCTTATTACCTGAAATATCAGAACAAGAGGGCTGATTACCTTACCGCCATCTGGAACATCATCAACTGGAAAGAAGTAAGCAAAAGGTATGAAGATGCCCTGATGAAAAAGTAA
- a CDS encoding MbnP family protein, with amino-acid sequence MKISKFIFLFLMAFSLTIVSSCSSNDEDDPADVTPGKLQLKFENGFSNLGGIVLNQTTQISSSWQRHQFSTLKYIISNIVLIDENGAEFKYHYNDPDHGAFIIDQAEASAGINYINLSEVPKNNYKKIRFGLGISQSAYLLGQNGQGEFWAKAKTAGMTWSWAAGYIFTKLEGKYGSTSADTAFMNHCGNMGNVTANNTPDLYREITLDLPVKARVTTSITPSIHMLADFNQYLSGATPITLNASNDMAMGSSQHLVNITNNLTAMFKVDHVHND; translated from the coding sequence ATGAAAATTTCTAAATTTATATTCCTATTCCTAATGGCCTTCAGTCTTACCATAGTCAGTTCATGTAGCAGCAATGACGAAGATGACCCAGCAGATGTAACACCGGGAAAGCTGCAGCTGAAATTTGAGAATGGTTTCAGTAACCTGGGCGGCATTGTGCTTAATCAGACAACCCAGATTTCTTCTTCCTGGCAGAGACATCAGTTCTCTACCTTAAAGTATATCATCAGCAATATCGTTTTAATCGATGAAAACGGAGCGGAATTTAAATACCATTACAACGATCCTGATCATGGTGCTTTTATCATAGACCAGGCAGAAGCTTCCGCAGGAATTAATTATATCAACCTCAGTGAAGTGCCTAAAAATAATTACAAGAAAATCAGGTTCGGACTGGGAATTAGCCAGTCTGCTTACCTTTTAGGACAAAACGGACAGGGAGAATTCTGGGCGAAAGCTAAAACGGCAGGGATGACGTGGTCATGGGCAGCAGGGTATATTTTTACAAAGCTGGAAGGAAAATACGGAAGTACTTCCGCTGATACGGCTTTTATGAATCATTGTGGTAATATGGGAAATGTTACAGCGAACAATACGCCTGACCTGTACCGTGAAATTACTTTGGACCTTCCGGTGAAAGCAAGGGTTACCACTTCCATCACTCCGTCTATTCATATGTTGGCGGATTTCAATCAGTACTTGAGCGGAGCAACTCCTATTACGCTGAATGCATCCAATGATATGGCGATGGGTTCCAGTCAGCACCTGGTAAATATCACCAATAATCTGACGGCCATGTTCAAAGTAGATCATGTGCACAATGATTAG
- a CDS encoding cytochrome-c peroxidase — MCTMIRVIRQFRGRKKVLLRISLILTLAVLTSCSDEFEGEPINRNESYPLEIPGYFPEMTFDLTGNPVTVNGVALGKKLFYDGRLSGNNTISCGFCHIQEYAFTHHGHTVSHGINDRLGIRNAPPIQNMAFLKNYTWDGVSHNLDERSLVPITTDFEMDSNMPEVVNKLNADAQYKTLFKAAFGDDQITGQKVLQALSQFMVTMISADSRYDRYKKGLIDFTADEKQGMALFNNKCASCHSGELFTDQTFRNTGMYYNPQLDDRGRYRVTLDWNDNMKFRVPSLRNVEYTAPYMHDGRLYTLDAVLNFYSDHVENQPNLDPLLKQNGTIGIPMTSQEKQLIIAFLKTLSDQNFISNPKFSE; from the coding sequence ATGTGCACAATGATTAGGGTGATCCGGCAATTCCGGGGCAGAAAGAAAGTTCTGCTCCGGATTTCCCTTATCCTTACACTGGCCGTTTTAACTTCCTGTTCCGATGAGTTTGAAGGAGAGCCCATCAACCGGAATGAATCGTACCCATTGGAAATACCCGGATATTTTCCTGAGATGACTTTTGACCTCACAGGCAATCCGGTTACTGTAAATGGGGTGGCATTAGGTAAAAAACTCTTTTATGACGGCAGGTTATCCGGAAACAATACTATTTCCTGCGGGTTTTGCCACATCCAGGAATATGCCTTTACACATCACGGCCATACAGTAAGCCATGGAATCAATGACAGGCTTGGAATACGCAATGCACCTCCGATACAGAATATGGCCTTCCTGAAGAATTACACCTGGGACGGCGTCAGCCACAACCTGGATGAGCGTTCGCTGGTCCCCATTACAACGGATTTTGAAATGGACAGCAATATGCCGGAAGTGGTTAACAAACTCAATGCTGATGCTCAGTACAAAACATTGTTCAAAGCAGCTTTCGGGGATGATCAGATTACGGGGCAAAAGGTTTTACAGGCTTTATCACAGTTTATGGTGACCATGATTTCTGCGGATTCAAGATATGACCGCTATAAAAAGGGACTCATTGACTTTACCGCTGATGAAAAGCAGGGAATGGCACTATTCAATAATAAATGTGCTTCGTGTCATTCGGGGGAACTGTTTACGGATCAGACATTCAGGAATACCGGGATGTACTATAATCCCCAGCTAGATGACCGGGGACGATACAGGGTTACGTTGGACTGGAATGATAATATGAAGTTCAGGGTGCCCAGCCTCAGGAATGTAGAATATACCGCGCCGTATATGCATGATGGCCGGCTGTATACGCTGGATGCGGTCTTAAACTTTTACTCCGACCATGTGGAAAACCAGCCTAATCTCGATCCGCTGCTGAAACAGAACGGAACTATTGGAATCCCCATGACCAGTCAGGAAAAGCAACTGATCATTGCATTCCTGAAAACCCTTTCAGACCAGAATTTTATTTCTAATCCTAAATTTTCAGAATAA
- a CDS encoding transporter: MKKFILAITCIWGTLTFARETRDSIAVFKNDINDIVLDDCDACGCAAGNGSSGFESLLNPQFIGIKYFAQHYKAKENLFVKDLTQDQYFNTLQLWGRVPVTKNLSLYASLPFHFHDKKNMQGDIRISGVGDMNLMGIYSILKSEAKVHQLNAGAGIKIPLGRFDEKGISGVNPSFQLGTGSWDYQMVLNYQYRKGNAAVIINTDYTVKTENKKHYRFGNQWNYAATGFYQLLTGKDIVFSVKTGIQGEVYDGNRQFSEPLPNTAGSALYGKLGFEAAYKRFSLGSEVMLPAYSHLAGGDIEAKSRFSIFLNIGI, from the coding sequence ATGAAGAAGTTTATCCTTGCAATCACCTGTATATGGGGAACTCTCACCTTTGCCAGAGAAACTCGTGACAGCATTGCTGTATTTAAAAATGATATCAATGATATTGTCCTGGACGACTGTGATGCCTGTGGCTGTGCTGCAGGAAACGGATCATCAGGATTTGAATCATTGCTCAATCCTCAGTTTATCGGAATTAAGTATTTTGCACAGCACTATAAAGCTAAAGAGAATTTGTTTGTAAAAGACCTTACTCAGGACCAGTATTTCAATACCCTACAGTTGTGGGGTAGGGTGCCCGTAACTAAAAATCTGAGCTTATACGCCAGCCTTCCTTTTCATTTTCATGATAAAAAAAACATGCAGGGTGATATCAGGATCAGCGGGGTAGGCGACATGAACCTGATGGGAATTTACAGCATCCTAAAATCTGAAGCTAAAGTGCATCAGCTGAATGCCGGAGCCGGTATAAAAATCCCTTTGGGCAGGTTTGATGAAAAAGGAATCTCAGGAGTCAATCCCAGTTTTCAGCTGGGGACGGGCAGCTGGGATTATCAGATGGTACTGAACTACCAATACCGTAAAGGAAATGCCGCAGTCATCATCAACACAGATTACACGGTAAAAACGGAAAATAAAAAGCATTACCGGTTTGGCAATCAGTGGAATTATGCTGCCACGGGATTTTATCAGCTGCTGACCGGTAAGGATATCGTATTTTCTGTAAAGACCGGCATACAGGGGGAGGTATATGATGGTAACCGTCAGTTTTCAGAACCGTTGCCCAATACCGCCGGTAGTGCCCTGTATGGAAAGCTGGGATTTGAAGCGGCTTATAAAAGATTCAGCCTGGGCAGTGAAGTGATGCTTCCGGCTTATTCCCATCTTGCCGGAGGTGATATTGAAGCCAAATCGAGGTTCAGCATTTTCCTGAATATTGGAATATAA
- a CDS encoding DUF6443 domain-containing protein has product MKKIITLFALWMAVALHAQGSLTATENYIYTKTCLNGDCTKTAENVQYFDSFGRPFQSVAIKASPAGKDMVQHIPYDAYGRSVDNWYSVPMPSLNGAVQDTAAVKSNAVTVYGDNRPFSHSILESSPLSRVLGSIAPGQEWQAHPATAGYNTNTAGEVKKYTVSTAWAEGRTETAISENGTYPAGVLIKNTLTDEDQNTSIQYKNKEGQVVLVRKGAGTDLMADTYYVYNEYNQLVCVIPPMAKDQPVSAAMLDTFCYQYRYDGWNRLVEKKLPGKGWEYMVYDKADRLIFTQDAVMRPTAKWLFTKYDTFGRIIITGIVSGGSRQEMQDMIGGNVITENRDNTGFAKSDGMKIYYTNAHFPYFDKAFSVNYYDTYPPGYPITTSQVMGQPLLPQAGPGVAVNTKTLPLASYLKNIENDNWTKNFTGYDMKGRPVIVYSINHLGGYTHVESLLDFSGVPQQTITRHKRLSTDGERVITETFLYDSQNRLLVHRHKVDNNTEEILAQHTYNELSQLTNKKVGGISAANPLQSIDYTYNIRGWMTKINDPDNLGNDLFGYALRYTNPINQNITPGRFSGNIAEVDWNNASENLLKRYNYEYDRLNRLKNAFYKEPSTGASNTFDEYLNYDLNGNITNLKRTAVPVSGQTATVVDNLDYQYSGNRLMKITENALNDTGYEGGNNYIDYDLNGNMVNMLDKGIQSIAYNYLSLPDSFSISQVNPLGMMTNFSLDYLYRADGVKIRKTYVAPGSRGQIGTTRMTDYLDGFQYSYNDASSPCFWCSTEVAYERQAFSNSETLRPAPSPWVLDFVATSEGFYSFTENRYIYQYKDHLGNARITYARNSEGNTEITDTNNYYAFGMNHIGGLTSLLGGYQNYKYNGKEIQETGMYDYGARFYMPDIGRWGVMDPLAEDMRRHSPYNYAFNNPVNFIDPDGMKPGRMGVFNETGHWDFDPNSTLMGSDFFGGSQYTPGLYSGNNYAMSFMYGGGGSGSTSNTATNIILNFLRGDKNGLGNFVNSDFEANGWHVIDAISLQDAMKKLTAYLGNTQADNIYINAHGLVSERYTFDENGDVIRDPSTGKYVMVGDTGFYTNIDTEKILGSDIQQYISDKSKLSSDKLNSINSFIGIVNYVKSGKNLIMGSCWSVRYDDLFGTGISSIVKSRDIFINRDYSSLWPNGGKIGFESFIKYNQTSQDKYINGWVWYKDGSAIQRNFNIIMTKYGVKTIK; this is encoded by the coding sequence ATGAAAAAGATCATAACTTTATTTGCCCTATGGATGGCAGTTGCCCTGCATGCGCAGGGCAGCCTTACCGCAACAGAAAATTATATTTACACCAAGACCTGCCTTAACGGAGATTGTACCAAAACTGCTGAAAATGTACAGTATTTCGACAGCTTCGGGAGGCCTTTCCAATCGGTAGCCATTAAAGCGTCTCCTGCCGGTAAGGATATGGTGCAGCATATTCCTTATGATGCCTATGGAAGATCAGTAGACAACTGGTATTCGGTCCCGATGCCAAGCCTCAACGGAGCCGTTCAGGATACGGCTGCCGTAAAATCAAATGCCGTGACAGTGTATGGCGATAACCGGCCGTTTTCCCACTCCATCCTGGAAAGCTCCCCGCTTTCAAGAGTTTTAGGCAGCATCGCACCCGGGCAGGAATGGCAGGCGCATCCTGCGACAGCCGGCTACAATACCAATACAGCCGGTGAAGTAAAAAAATATACCGTCAGCACTGCATGGGCAGAAGGAAGGACAGAAACGGCGATCTCGGAAAACGGGACTTATCCTGCAGGAGTGCTGATTAAAAATACGTTGACTGACGAAGACCAGAATACTTCGATACAGTACAAGAATAAAGAAGGGCAGGTGGTGCTTGTCAGGAAAGGTGCAGGTACAGATCTTATGGCTGATACGTATTATGTGTATAATGAATACAACCAGCTGGTCTGTGTAATTCCTCCTATGGCAAAAGACCAGCCTGTCTCTGCTGCCATGCTCGATACATTCTGTTATCAATACCGGTATGACGGATGGAACCGCCTGGTGGAAAAAAAGCTTCCGGGAAAAGGCTGGGAATATATGGTATATGATAAAGCGGACCGTCTTATTTTTACCCAGGATGCTGTTATGCGGCCTACGGCCAAATGGCTGTTCACCAAATATGATACTTTTGGGAGAATCATTATAACAGGAATTGTTTCAGGAGGAAGCAGGCAGGAGATGCAGGATATGATCGGTGGGAATGTTATTACGGAAAATCGTGATAATACAGGCTTTGCTAAAAGTGATGGCATGAAGATCTATTACACCAACGCGCACTTTCCTTACTTTGATAAAGCATTTTCTGTTAACTATTACGATACTTACCCACCTGGTTATCCTATAACGACTTCCCAGGTGATGGGACAGCCTCTCCTTCCCCAGGCTGGACCGGGCGTTGCAGTAAATACCAAAACCCTTCCTTTAGCGTCTTACCTTAAGAATATAGAAAATGACAACTGGACGAAGAACTTTACCGGCTATGATATGAAAGGAAGGCCGGTCATTGTGTATTCCATCAATCATTTAGGCGGTTATACCCATGTAGAATCCCTGCTTGATTTCTCAGGGGTTCCACAACAGACCATTACCCGCCACAAGAGGCTCTCTACGGATGGTGAACGGGTCATTACCGAGACCTTCCTGTACGACAGCCAGAACCGGCTTCTGGTCCACAGGCATAAAGTGGATAACAATACGGAAGAGATCCTGGCGCAGCATACCTATAATGAGCTTTCCCAGTTGACCAATAAGAAGGTAGGAGGCATATCTGCTGCAAACCCTTTACAGAGTATAGACTATACCTATAACATCCGGGGATGGATGACTAAAATTAACGATCCGGATAACCTGGGGAACGACCTGTTTGGATATGCACTTCGCTATACCAATCCCATAAACCAGAACATCACTCCCGGCAGGTTCAGCGGGAATATAGCAGAAGTTGACTGGAATAATGCCTCCGAAAACCTGCTAAAAAGATACAACTACGAATATGACAGGCTAAACCGCTTAAAGAATGCCTTTTATAAAGAACCTTCGACGGGTGCCAGCAATACCTTTGACGAATACCTGAACTATGACCTTAACGGGAACATCACCAACCTTAAAAGGACAGCTGTGCCTGTTTCCGGTCAGACCGCTACGGTAGTAGACAACCTCGATTACCAGTACAGCGGGAACCGCTTAATGAAAATCACCGAGAATGCCCTTAATGATACCGGTTACGAAGGCGGCAACAATTATATAGACTATGACCTTAATGGCAATATGGTCAACATGCTGGATAAAGGCATACAATCTATTGCCTACAATTACCTGAGCCTTCCGGATTCATTTTCTATAAGCCAGGTTAATCCATTAGGGATGATGACTAATTTTTCACTGGATTATCTGTACCGTGCAGACGGGGTCAAGATCCGCAAAACATATGTGGCACCGGGAAGCCGTGGCCAGATAGGGACCACGAGAATGACGGATTACCTGGACGGTTTTCAATACAGCTATAATGATGCTTCTTCGCCTTGTTTTTGGTGCAGTACCGAAGTGGCGTATGAACGGCAGGCATTCTCCAATTCGGAAACCCTGCGCCCGGCACCTTCTCCCTGGGTGCTTGATTTTGTGGCCACCTCGGAAGGGTTTTACAGTTTCACGGAAAACCGTTATATTTACCAGTATAAGGACCACCTGGGGAATGCAAGGATAACCTATGCAAGGAATAGTGAAGGGAATACAGAGATTACCGATACCAACAATTATTATGCTTTCGGGATGAACCACATTGGTGGACTGACCAGTTTATTGGGCGGATACCAGAACTACAAGTACAACGGTAAGGAAATCCAGGAAACCGGCATGTATGATTACGGGGCAAGGTTCTATATGCCGGATATCGGCCGATGGGGTGTTATGGATCCTTTAGCTGAAGATATGAGAAGGCATTCGCCGTACAACTATGCATTTAACAATCCTGTTAATTTCATAGATCCGGACGGGATGAAGCCTGGCCGCATGGGGGTATTTAATGAGACGGGACACTGGGATTTTGATCCTAATTCCACCCTTATGGGAAGTGATTTTTTCGGAGGTTCTCAGTACACTCCGGGACTGTATTCCGGAAACAATTATGCCATGAGCTTTATGTATGGAGGTGGAGGAAGTGGCAGTACTAGTAATACAGCTACAAATATTATCCTCAATTTTTTAAGAGGTGATAAAAATGGTCTTGGTAATTTTGTAAATAGTGATTTTGAAGCAAATGGATGGCATGTGATTGATGCAATAAGTCTACAAGACGCAATGAAAAAATTGACAGCATATTTAGGAAATACTCAAGCCGACAATATTTATATTAATGCACATGGTCTGGTAAGTGAACGTTATACTTTTGATGAAAATGGAGATGTCATTCGTGATCCAAGTACAGGCAAATATGTGATGGTGGGAGATACTGGTTTTTATACAAATATTGATACGGAAAAAATTTTAGGCAGCGATATTCAACAATATATCTCTGATAAAAGTAAACTATCATCAGATAAGTTGAATAGTATAAATAGTTTTATTGGAATTGTAAATTATGTTAAAAGTGGTAAAAACTTAATAATGGGGTCTTGCTGGTCAGTAAGGTATGATGACCTTTTTGGAACGGGAATTTCTTCCATTGTAAAATCTAGAGATATTTTTATAAATAGGGATTATTCAAGCCTTTGGCCTAATGGAGGGAAAATAGGATTTGAAAGTTTCATTAAATATAATCAAACCTCACAGGATAAGTATATAAATGGGTGGGTTTGGTATAAAGACGGATCAGCCATTCAAAGGAATTTTAATATTATAATGACAAAATATGGAGTCAAAACAATTAAATAA